The Cryptomeria japonica chromosome 9, Sugi_1.0, whole genome shotgun sequence DNA segment AATAGTTGATACACTATGCATTGTCATCAAGAAGACTGACCTACAATATACAATGTCTGCATAAGAATCTTCTCCCACAACTTTATCGGCTGCTTGAGTCACATTGTAGAGTTTTTCATTGATATTATAATAAAAGATGCCAAGTTACATGAATCAACCCACCACAAGACTGAGAGTGAGGACCTTTGACTGAAAACACCAAGTTGCAAATCCTTGAGAATTGTATGTGTACTTGACTAACCAGGGGATATATTGAATATAATAACTGATCAAATTTTAGGTGATTTAAAAAAGGGCTAACAATCTGTTTCTTCAGATATTATAATGATGAGTGAAAGGTTTATGTTCAAACCCAAACATGTCATTGTTTGTTCATTCCTAACCCTTCAAGATGGCAGGATACActactttgataccactgtaatatatACCCttgtttctttttttaatttttttttctgatttgctggacgttttttttttgaaatataacaCAATACAAAATAGAAATTGCAGATATACAATTTGCAGCAATAAATAAAGAGAATAACACCAGTATTGAACAAACCCACAAGCTGGAAATGCTTTTAGATTCATTATAAAATATAGACAGCAAAATATGATTGATATTTTCAATACCCAGATGATCAAAATACATTTAAATCATAGCACCAACATACCCATTTGCTGATTCAACAGATAAGTCTGATATGACTGAAACCGGCAAACTGTACCTTGAGAAGGATGCCAAATGACCACAACAAAAAGTCTTTTCATCACCAATCCGATAGCAGCTGATAATCAACCTTAGACGCCTCTTTGTAGCACACAAAATCCACAAAAGCCTAGGTGCTTACTTCTAGGAATTGGCACACCCAAGTTAGAGATGGTACCGCCAGTTGTAGGTGCTTACTTTTAGTGTTTTGAActttcaatttaatttaattttctcctTATGTTTCCCAAAGCTGGCACTCACTTCTAAGTGTCCACTTTATTTGAATTAAACAACTTATCCCCCCGGCCGCCCACTTGGtgattttaataaattaaacaacgTGAAAGTTAAATATTAAATTTCACTGTAATactttttaatgttatttaaagtaATTGCTCTAGACCACATTAACTGCCAAAATATCATCTTGTAATGTTCCCTATTCAAAGCTGTCACGgttcaaataatttatcaatcattaatGAATAAATTGTCAATTTATCATACTAGATAATCAATTCTATCATCCCTAATCCATAAATCTCAATGCAATGTACCAACCTCCGGTTATACTTCAGCTTTAAGGAAGGAGGAggatatgtatgttaccaaagcgcttagagaccaactacgaTAGGTttcctcaaagtttacagatccaagtcCTTACCTCTCTTGGGTCTATACGCTCAAGGCTTacgggtcgctgatccccaccctatcttgggacttaacctattgcttggatttagactgcccctttttggaacatctcattcccatcttcttaaatactgacagtaataacatgatttagactataagtcaaagaaacgagactcgcccgaaatcgcccaaactcggcgagtccgagtccgagtcaggccaaacgagtcccaggggctcggactcggactcggactcggccgagtctggagagtaaactcgccagatttgccgagttggcgattttggcccaaaatcgccaaactcggcgagtcccgagccctGGACTCGGCCGGCGTTGGCACaactaaaaagtaaaaaaaaaaatagtttggaaagtttttttaaatccgttttttaatgttaattgtcttctagccctaaaagtgactttcatttcattcacttgcaaaaaaaggaagagtaaagtgagttgggaagaaaaacaagggtgcatagaagaaaaaccaacaaggaggaagctcaagttttcttcaatttgtcacattggagctgcattgtgtttcgatttggtgcatcaagagttggataggaagagtttgcagctcatttcaagcttgttgtaagaggtaagattgttttttttaacattattttgtttcttatatgcaaaaattccattttctattcatttattttgaaagttttacattttcttgtatgcaagatcttttgtatgtttgtaatttgtatgtagcatgtagtatgtagttgtactatgtagggttgtatgtaTGGTTTGTAAATTaccctacaatttaaaaaaaataaaatttacaaaccctactttagttttttgaatgtatgtattaattttattttgtatttgtaatgttttattgcaacaaacttcactttattatttgcctcaacttcaactttcacaaaactattctaaaatgtctacttcagcttctagaccccccatgagaaaggaccttgcttggaaatatcatgaggattttccagggcaaggaaaggggcaaacaaaatgtatgttttgcaaaacaatattccatggaggtatatataggctgaaataccatattgctggtgtgcgtggacatgatgccgaaccatgcctaaaagcagtctCTGAGGCCatacgtgattgttatgtaatggttgaggagattgaaagaaaaaagaaacaaaaggaggatcgagtgGCCATTGGgagagacagttttaggaagagggacacagttaggttgtgttggaggcccttcttccttacctccatttCGTCCCACTTagtttgctactgctggtgcttccgtttctgcttctgcttctataagtggcagtgccaccgccacttctcatgctcctaccactagtagttgtagtgggaatgttaccattggacctaggattcgtaaatctaggttggattccttctttgtgcctcgcactattCCTGGGTCCCAACtgtcgcttgagggcatgggttggaacaaggaggtccatgatgctgctaaaatggcaattggcaggttttggagctacagctgtattccattctttgtagccaggtgaatgttttactaacttttatgtttgataactttgattgttttaatttttatacttatctcattgaatttttatacttaacttatctcattgagtttctttgcgacaggtctccttattggcaacaaatggttgatgccattaccatatgcggggcggggttcaaagcccctagtgagggtgatttgaggggacccattttgtctcaaatggtggatgatgtgaaaaaggatttagatgaacaacgccagatatggagcactaaaggttgcaccatcatgactgatggttggacggataggagaaatataactctccttaattttcttgtttcttctgcaggtgattgattaattttagtttcatatagtctttaattttttattttttatttaatggtttattgaatgatcattgacctagctttatttttttatttcagggggcaccgttttcatcaagtccattgatgcctccgcccattgcaagaatgccacctatcTATGTGagtagatagaggaggtgattgaagatgtgggtgaggagaacgtggtacaggtggtgaccgacaatgcagcaaattatgttgctgcgggtaaacttttgattacaaactaattttgtttgcaaattaattactatcttgtagtttgtacctccattaattacaatttacaatgcaacaaattatgttgctgcaggtagactattgatggagaggcacccatctatagtttggactccatgtgctgctcattgcattgacctcatgttggaggatattggaaaaatcccatgggtcaagagatgtgtagaaagggcaagaaatgtctgcaaatttgtatataatcattcatgggtgttggctcttatgagacaatacacagagtaGAAGGAGTTGCAtcatccaggaatcacaagatttgccacaaacttcctcacattgcagtccatgcttaggtctaagccTGCCTTGAGAcctatgattgttggtgaggagtggtcttcctcatcctatgctaccacccctgcagggatagagatggcagactgcatttttgatgagcaaggcttttgggtcccttgtgatgagatagtgaaggtaatttttttataaattctacaatttagcttcatattttataacttattatatgtattctcttatttgctcatttttctaaattacacaatattttcaattttgcagtttgttaagcccttggtggttttgttgcgagttgcggatggagataagcccgcaatgggctatatatatgagggcatggatagggcgaaggaggccatcagattcgtctatggagcagatgagagcaagtatggtcccatttgggagatcattgataggagatggcatcatcagttACATAGACCCATCCATGCGGCAACCTATTATCTGAATCTggcattccgttttatcccttctttcaaggctgatgcggaggtccttaatgggctatatgcaatcatggagaagatgggacctgctggtacttctcagatagacctttttcgagagctacagatgttctcagatgcacaaggggagaccttctctcgtcctgtcgccaaagacggtaggacaactatgatgccaggtaaaaataaattgttaggcttaattttagttttattcaatactatattgtaacttgttaaatgagttcatgagtgagactgattttatttatttttctcatttcaaactcagatcattggtggaacttttttggcccagagacaccaaatgttcagaagttggccattcgtatcttgagccaaccatgcagcgcatcaggttgtgagcgcaattggagtatgtttgagcacatacactccaagaggcgcaatagattatctgtggagaagatgaatgatctcgtctttgttcactacaacctctgcctgagaatgagaaagaatgcaacagttgacatgtctcctatcattctagatgtggttgatcttgaagcagagtgggccaatgagaatcagatagctcctgggactcctacagctgtatttagtgatgatgacattgattggatcaaccaggtagatatagaggctgaggctgtagccatggcagaggaggagcagagagcacaagcagagacaggaaatactgagactcagagtgacacaattgttcttgatgttggtgagcatgacacaaccgttcctgatgttggtgagcatggcatggtgtcacggggagcaactatggctgttgaatcatccaggacctactttaaacgccttcgTAGGGGACCAGGGTGAGAGGGTGCACGGCCCTCtcagccataggcttgtacacttgtagttgtatttagtatttactatttacctttggtatttgtatgaaacatttgatgatgatcatatgatgacatggattttttattccatgagttttgtaatattgtatacatttgacaatatttatatatctatgtttgttattttctttagctacaatttgcgtttatgcttatgtgattgatgtatacttgtgtatgtaatcaaatgagccgagtttaatgatgtttttgtgtctttaaggtgtattcaataaagggtgtctgaaacaagttttaaatctttaaaaatctctaaatttcttgagtttttcactttcccgagtccagccgagtctggagccgagtcccgagtccgagtccgagtcggccttgccgagtccgagccaagtccgagtcccgtttctttgctataagtatactaatttcttatgtattatgaatatatatgaaattaagtatgactgccatacatattgcagttcatattaatattactattaattctgcataagaacattatcaggcttcatatattaagcatacttagtaaacacatccccatgcataccaccaagaatgaGGATGTtgttgcctgtaacttaataacagttctgatcttatttgatctgatccatggtgatatcactagatgtttttgattccttccctttatatctcccaatgtgagggagaggtcacacctcttcatcatgtatgtcctttggcaagagacacactctttcaccattagcaccctttgaaagagtgaaaCTCTTCATTCTTTCCAGGCTTGCAAAACTCGGCGAGCTATTAAAAAACTCGCGAGTAATCGTGATCCAGAATGGCGCGCGAGTTAATCGCGGAAATGCTCGGCGCGATTTTTTCATATAGTCGCCGCGATTTTTTTGACAAATACTCGCCGTTAATCGCCAAAACCCGCCCGAAAACGCGGCACAAAACGCGAAAAAAATgcgacttaagtcgcaggcaaaaaaaaaacctaagtctttattccatttcgcACGACTTCGGAAGGCAAAAAACGCCACACGATTTCGGATTTCCAGTAGGGTTTGCGTTTGCACGCGCGACCAGGTTTTTACTTGTTTATTcgtgatctttttgtattgttttatttcgaattcacagtcattttaaattttaatcgaatgactgtgtaatacacagtcatttgaaatgactgtgtattacacagtcaaaatgactgtgtattgtttgcatttgcacgcgcgaccaggtatctttttgtattgttttatttcgaattcacagtcatttcaaatgactgtgtaatattacacagtcattttgactgtgtattacacagtcatttcaaatgactgtgtaatacacagtcaaaatgactgtgtattacacagtcatcattacacagtcacaatcatttgaaaatgactatgtattacacagtcacagtcatttcaaatgactgtgtaatacacaatcattagtaattagtaattacagtcatttcaaatgactgtgtattacacagtcatcagtcatttgaaatgactgtgtaatacacagtcatttgaaaatgactgtgtattacacagtcacagtcatttcaaacatagttgaaaatctcggactcgcctcggactcggcaaaccaaaattttggactcagactcggacttgtgaaagactcgcgaaagactcggcaaagactcggcaaaaaaaaaaaaaaccgtagttttacaaaaaagcataaagaaattaatgcatttagagaacataagtgccataattgaaacattacacatgttatatgatctacaaagtacaaacacgcaatatttgaaatttcatcattcatggcagcatattcaagtttcaactttcaactctaaaatgtataatactataatggcagcataagtatataaatgttcacaaaattacatataatgatatgtccaagtccaactgcaaatgtgaaaaacagcaatgtgaatgaacaaaccaaagagaagactacatcttcctctttgtatttttcctaatatagctcaatttttcaggccttgagctagaagtagtagcagtgggtgttgtggtatctaaatggtgagatgattcttcttcaaagtcatagtcctcatcatcatcctcatcttcgtcctcatcttcatccaatcttgctccttctgcatcttgtgctgctcctctctctatttctgcaatttcttcttcggtaaggaggacatcatcaccatcattttgttcattcatggtccaatcaccatatggatcaatttcatccaagtcaatggcctcatgtgaaacaccctccacctgtctaactcgaaggcgaaggttgtaccgaacaaatactagatcattgagccgcttttgtgacaatctatttctcttctttgtgtgaatgctttcaaagacactccaatttcgttcacacccagaagcactgcatggctgagacaaaacacggatagctatcttttgaagattaggcgtgccggcaccataattctcccaccataaatctacaaaaaacatttagaaatattagaattgagaaaaaaatgtaacaatcaagtttgtaggttttttcttgcactattgaactaagttactaaatgttttacctggttgttgttttcctctcctatcaattgctagttgtgatgagaagagtctcccctctgcacttttgtagatcttgaacaatggaatgaacatttccaaattcagaaatagatactagatagtcaaagtgtcaaactcaaattcaataatgaacatttccgaattcataaataaagatagagcaattgcaaatgtcaaatctcacctccaactcatcaagaaccttgtctctcaactcaggatcaggtgtcatcttatcaatgcatgtaataacacctgccatgacctcctcatcagccctaaatgaatcagagaagtagaatttcgggttcaaaaagtaggcgaaggcatgtatcggttggtggagttggtttgtccacctacgatcaatgatgcgccaaaagatttcacattttcttgcatttccacgatagtaatgtgaaatggcctctttggccctatccatggcctcataaatgaaacccattggcatgccctctccatccaccatacgaagaaccctcaccaaaggttctgtcacctaaaaaaattaaaacaaattttaaattagtacaaaatcaacccctaaaaaataaaatcagcaaatagacaagattgtataaactttacttttgtgtttgttacttaccgtagtcaactcctctccacttttattgaacccttcatcaaaaacaatggtcacaatcttctctgcttcaggtcttttggagtatgcagaccccaaccaagcatctgacacaaacatctgcttaagatgaggaatggcactaagaatgctctgcaaagtgatgaagtggctagcaaatcgtgtcactccaggtcgcacaaggtccttgccatttgtgtgttttctcatcaaagcaagcacccaagtatggttgtagatgaatttggtgacactttttgcatcttcaaccaccttcttcacccatccaatcttcccaatgtcctctagcaccaagtccaagcaatgtgcagcacaaggactccatgtaatcgaaggatgcctctgcataagcattctacctgcagatacatatgcagctgcgttgtccgtgataatttggacaacattctcaactccaacttcccgaaccacaccatccaacagattacacaaagtctctgcattttttatttcatttgaggcatcaacagactttatgaataccattgcaccatttgaagccaccaagaagttgagaagagtcctattccgtccatctgtccatccatcagataaaatgctgcatccttttctcttccaatatcttttctgatcatcaaccacaccttctgtatttttcacagctttctctagcaatggcccactgaagtcatgacctgttggggccttaaaccccttacccgccactgtacatgcattaacaaaactttcccaatacacattgtttgctgcattgaaagatagattattgtaaaaccaaaagtttgaagctgctatccgtgcttgttcatgcatctctctattccatcctgtaccttcaagtgaaggttgtgcacctggaacattgcgtggtacaaaaaaattagggtctgatctaacaggagtgccactagcctcaccctcattgtcaccaaaagatgaaagtgactgacgaccccgactgtgaccaatgggacccgaagtggacaatgtgggattcattgtAGCTGCTATGGCTTctcttgttttttgcctttcttccttatgcatatcattctcagcaagaatggccttcatctctctaataatttcaggagttgatttggggcatgcctccacaccatatccaggtatttgtgcaaggtggtattttaatctattgattccaccagtcatccatcttgtgcattcggtgcaagtgacctccccctttttgcttcctgcaatcccatatttccaagctttatctctttgtcttcttgaccttggggttgcccttggagttgaacttgccattgctgatttaacatgaaaaaaaaaaatcagcagggttttatggaaaatcaacaaaaaaaatgacaatcaatcatttgggaaaaatagcattcaaaaacaagaaaaaaaaaagaggaaataacttaggaaagaaaatagaaaaaaatttggcagcatatccccttgtttttcaagatttttttcagtttcaaaacaatgaaatgattcaaatgaaaaaaaaaaagaaagagaaaaatccttacctagatctctcttgctgatttttccttcttccctctactcctccaaacccttctaacctcctccagccaaaaaaaaaccaaaatgaagtcaaaaaataaaaaaaaaacgcGGTTTTAACCCTCACGGGCGCGTTTTTCTGGGCCCGCGAGTCCctgtgaaagactcgcgagtccgagcGAAAGACTCGCGTGAGTCtttgcgaaagactcgcgagtctttcgcaggGACACGCCTGGACTCGCCACGCGAGTCCTAGGCGAGTCGACTCGCGGCGCcaaaggactcgcgagtccgtggcgagtccgaggcgagtcagagagttttaaaactatgatttcaaatgactgtgtaatacacagtcatttcaaattttcaaatgactgtattacacagtcatagtcatttcaattttcaaatgactgtgtattacacagtcatcattacacagtcacagtcatttcaattttcaaacgactgtgtaatacacagtcatttcaaattttcaaatgattgtgtattacacagtcatcattacacagtcacagtcatttcaattttcaaatgactgtgtaatacacagtcatttcaaattttcaaatgactgtgtattacacagtcatcattattcattacacagtcacagtcatttcaaatgactgtattacacagtcatcagtcatttgaaatgactgtgtaatacatcagtcatttgaaatgactgtgtaatacacagtcattacagtcatttcaaattttcaaatgactgatgactgtgtaatacacagtcattttcaaatggctgatgactgtgtaatacacggtcatttgaaatgactgtgtaatacagtcattttcaaatgactgatcactgtgtaatacattaatcattaatgtacattgtaattaatgactgtgtattacacagtcaattgtgaaatgactgtgtaatacatactcatagtcatttgaaatgactgtcaactgtgtaatgtcaatgtgtattaaagtatttcatttaaatttaaatttgaagttaaaaacttaaaaaaatacacaaccaattaaaattttaattttagatagtcatctattaatagatgactgtaaataaaatacagttatacagtcattgtaatttttggatgttcgtgattttttttggtaacaatgttatttatctctaaatgttgtctctcttttgctaggttcttttccacatctttttgaagaaaatggattcagcttctacagttaaagttggtggcaaaaagagagacccttgttggaaacatgggagaccaggtccaaaacgaggagatgttttttgcaaccattgcaaaaaaattgtaaaaggtggcattaataggttcaaatatcaccttgcaaaaattcaatgctgagataccacaagctgtacggaatgtactgaagaggctacgagagatgcaatagcaatgcttgaagcatatgatcaaaggaaggcaacaaaaaagagaacagcagaggcaatggcagcccccaagggcagatttgagttccatagggtcacatacagatgtggcaacatctggttcttcccttgggccacggatacgagcaaagggaactttggacagcaacatggaaaacttctttattccacgtaacactcctggtgcacaacctggattgcttggcactgcatggaataaagaggctcaccaacaagccaaggtggcgtgtgctagattttttatctacaacgatgttccgttcaatgctctttctagtccatcttgggaccaattggtcaccgcgttgactgtggcaggtaaggggttcaaatccccaagccgttacgaggtaagtggaccgttattgcaggatgaggtccaaaacactcatgcattagtggaagagcaaaggactatttgggaaaagaatggctgcaccattctttctgatggatggacagatggtaggaataggacactcatcaactttctagttgcttcaggaggacagttagtatttttaaaatcaattgatgcct contains these protein-coding regions:
- the LOC131858062 gene encoding uncharacterized protein LOC131858062, whose protein sequence is MVFIKSVDASNEIKNAETLCNLLDGVVREVGVENVVQIITDNAAAYVSAGRMLMQRHPSITWSPCAAHCLDLVLEDIGKIGWVKKVVEDAKSVTKFIYNHTWVLALMRKHTNGKDLVRPGVTRFASHFITLQSILSAIPHLKQMFVSDAWLGSAYSKRPEAEKIVTIVFDEGFNKSGEELTTVTEPLVRVLRMVDGEGMPMGFIYEAMDRAKEAISHYYRGNARKCEIFWRIIDRRWTNQLHQPIHAFAYFLNPKFYFSDSFRADEEVMAGVITCIDKMTPDPELRDKVLDELEIYKSAEGRLFSSQLAIDRRGKQQPDLWWENYGAGTPNLQKIAIRVLSQPCSASGCERNWSVFESIHTKKRNRLSQKRLNDLVFVRYNLRLRVRQVEGVSHEAIDLDEIDPYGDWTMNEQNDGDDVLLTEEEIAEIERGAAQDAEGARLDEDEDEDEDDDEDYDFEEESSHHLDTTTPTATTSSSRPEKLSYIRKNTKRKM
- the LOC131073976 gene encoding uncharacterized protein LOC131073976 isoform X2, which codes for MLRSKPALRPMIVGEEWSSSSYATTPAGIEMADCIFDEQGFWVPCDEIVKFVKPLVVLLRVADGDKPAMGYIYEGMDRAKEAIRFVYGADESKYGPIWEIIDRRWHHQLHRPIHAATYYLNLAFRFIPSFKADAEVLNGLYAIMEKMGPAGTSQIDLFRELQMFSDAQGETFSRPVAKDDHWWNFFGPETPNVQKLAIRILSQPCSASGCERNWSMFEHIHSKRRNRLSVEKMNDLVFVHYNLCLRMRKNATVDMSPIILDVVDLEAEWANENQIAPGTPTAVFSDDDIDWINQVDIEAEAVAMAEEEQRAQAETGNTETQSDTIVLDVGEHDTTVPDVGEHGMVSRGATMAVESSRTYFKRLRRGPG
- the LOC131073976 gene encoding uncharacterized protein LOC131073976 isoform X1, with product MLRSKPALRPMIVGEEWSSSSYATTPAGIEMADCIFDEQGFWVPCDEIVKFVKPLVVLLRVADGDKPAMGYIYEGMDRAKEAIRFVYGADESKYGPIWEIIDRRWHHQLHRPIHAATYYLNLAFRFIPSFKADAEVLNGLYAIMEKMGPAGTSQIDLFRELQMFSDAQGETFSRPVAKDGRTTMMPDHWWNFFGPETPNVQKLAIRILSQPCSASGCERNWSMFEHIHSKRRNRLSVEKMNDLVFVHYNLCLRMRKNATVDMSPIILDVVDLEAEWANENQIAPGTPTAVFSDDDIDWINQVDIEAEAVAMAEEEQRAQAETGNTETQSDTIVLDVGEHDTTVPDVGEHGMVSRGATMAVESSRTYFKRLRRGPG